The genomic segment AATTGATCAATCACTGGAGATTGCCGGACAAACCTAAATCAATTTGGTCAATACTTAAGACCTTTTTTACTGGTTATGAATAAAAAATTACTTCTCACGGGTGCTACGGGTTTTATCGGTCGTCATATAGTGCAGCAGCTCAGTATGAAGAAATATGATATTACCCTTCTTGTTCGTCCAGAGACAAACAAAAAAAGATTGGATAATTTACCAGAAAAAGCAGAAATAATTCTTCTGGATCTAAGAAATATTAACAAGTTAAAAAAAATACTCACAGAAAATACGTATGATGCGATAATCCACGCTGGAGCAATTAGAAATAGACCTCAGAACAATGCTGATGACTATTTAAAGGCAAATGTGCAATCGACTGAGCAATTAGCACTGCATGCAATAAAAAATCAGTCAAAGTTCATGTTTTTCTCCTCAGTTGGCGTATTTGGTAGTGTCCCGGTGAGTTTACCTCCTGAGGAAAGCTCTCCACGGGTAGGTGATAATCTATATCATCAAAGTAAGATCCAGGCTGAATCACTGGTAAATAGATATGTGCTTTATGGACTTAATTCAGTAATTATCAGACCTGCCATCACCTATGGAACAGGGGATTTCGGGTTCCCTTACAGTCTGATAAAAATGATTGATAAAAATAAAATCCTGTTACCAAAACAGGCTCCCAGTATTCACCTGGCAAACGTGGATCTGCTCGTTTCTGCAGTTCAGCAATTGCTGCAAAATGATTATCAGCCAGGCAAGATATATAATATTGCTGACCGCAATCCAGTAGATTTATTAACTCTGGCAGATACGATCAGTCAGGAGCTAAAAGGAAAGGATTTTGATAAAAGACTAATTATTCCGAACTGGTATTTTAATACAGCTGCCAGAATTGCCGGATTGCTTGGTAATAAAGCCTGGGCAAGTCGTTTCCAATTATTCAGCAGAAGCTGGTATTATAATGTAGAAGCAGCTTATGAGGATTTAAAACTAAAGAATATAGAAACCACAACAGGAATCAGGAGCACAGTACAATGGTACAAGAAAATCAAGCAAATCAAAAAGAATTAATCGAGAAATATGATGAGGGGCTGGGGACAGTATATGAGCGTTTCAGGCTGAATTATATTTTTAAGCGTCTAATGAAAACTAACAATATTAAACGAATCCTGGAATACCCGATGTATGGTATGACGGGTGTGGATGGGATAAATTCTGTTTATTTTGCCCAGCAGAATGCTG from the Candidatus Stygibacter australis genome contains:
- a CDS encoding NAD(P)-dependent oxidoreductase, whose product is MNKKLLLTGATGFIGRHIVQQLSMKKYDITLLVRPETNKKRLDNLPEKAEIILLDLRNINKLKKILTENTYDAIIHAGAIRNRPQNNADDYLKANVQSTEQLALHAIKNQSKFMFFSSVGVFGSVPVSLPPEESSPRVGDNLYHQSKIQAESLVNRYVLYGLNSVIIRPAITYGTGDFGFPYSLIKMIDKNKILLPKQAPSIHLANVDLLVSAVQQLLQNDYQPGKIYNIADRNPVDLLTLADTISQELKGKDFDKRLIIPNWYFNTAARIAGLLGNKAWASRFQLFSRSWYYNVEAAYEDLKLKNIETTTGIRSTVQWYKKIKQIKKN